A region from the bacterium genome encodes:
- a CDS encoding MoxR family ATPase: MLAGQAYLADRGLSTAIYLSLTLPQPLLLEGEAGVGKTEVAKALAGGLGVDLIRLQCYEGIDANQALYEWDYPRQLLYLRQAAGAEADGDGSDDLFAERFLVERPLLQAIRKGANCVLLIDEIDRADDEFEAFLLEILSEFQITIPEIGTVRASDPPLVIITSNRTRELHDALKRRCLYHWIDFPGLEREVEIVAARAPEVPARLARSTSRVVSRLRGLELVKQPGVAETINWARALNQLGEHEVTGDNLDISLGSVIKDHDDLSTVRSRAVEMLDGT, translated from the coding sequence ATGCTGGCCGGCCAGGCCTACCTGGCCGACCGGGGTCTGTCGACCGCCATCTACCTCTCCCTCACGCTGCCGCAGCCGCTCCTGCTGGAAGGTGAGGCAGGGGTGGGCAAGACCGAGGTGGCGAAGGCGCTGGCGGGAGGACTGGGAGTGGATCTGATCCGGCTCCAGTGCTACGAGGGAATCGACGCCAACCAGGCCCTCTACGAGTGGGACTACCCGCGCCAACTCCTCTACCTGCGACAGGCCGCGGGGGCGGAAGCGGATGGCGACGGATCGGACGATCTCTTCGCCGAACGCTTCCTGGTGGAGCGTCCTTTGCTGCAGGCGATACGCAAGGGTGCCAACTGCGTATTGCTCATCGACGAGATCGACCGGGCGGACGACGAGTTCGAGGCATTCCTCCTCGAGATCCTCTCCGAGTTCCAGATCACGATTCCCGAGATAGGCACGGTTAGGGCATCCGACCCGCCCCTCGTCATCATCACCTCCAACCGCACCCGTGAGCTGCACGACGCCCTGAAGCGCCGCTGCCTCTATCACTGGATCGACTTCCCGGGCCTGGAGAGGGAGGTGGAGATCGTGGCGGCGCGTGCTCCCGAGGTTCCCGCGCGCCTCGCTCGCAGCACCAGCCGGGTGGTGTCCAGGCTGCGCGGGCTGGAACTGGTGAAGCAACCGGGTGTCGCCGAGACCATCAACTGGGCCCGAGCGCTGAACCAGCTCGGTGAGCATGAGGTGACCGGCGACAACCTCGACATCAGCCTGGGCTCGGTGATCAAGGACCACGACGAC